The sequence CTGTGAGGGAGTAATCCAGCTCCTTATTGTGGTGATGAATGCAGGACGGGGTGTATGGAGGAGTCAGCACAGCAGGAGCACATCTGCAAgctttcatgtttttgtggcaaaagagggatagagagacagagaacaaaGGAAtggggggatgagaggagataaagagagagagagagagagagagagagagagagagagagagagagagagagagagagagagagagagagagagagagagagagagagatcatctgGAGCCCGATTAGGCCCAGAGGTGCTCCCAGCACACAGGAGCTCCACCTCCACTACACAGCAGCCTCTTGTGCTGCAGCAGCCCACAGCTGCCAGGTGActtacaagcacacagacaaggGAGGAAACAAGAGGGGGATCAGCGAGAGGCAGGGAGAAcaggattacacacacacacacacacacatgcacacacacaaacacacacacacacacacacacacacacacacacacacacacacacacactcacacacaaactcatacacatactACGATGGAAAgatgaaaacacacatacaaacacacacacacgcacactcacacacacacaaacacacacatgttgatTCAAATTCACATATGCACACTGCTGTGCTGCTATGAGGATGGTACCAAAATACAGCATGTCCTCTGATTTCTTTCACCATTAACTTGGAGCAGAGCCCTCATACAAATGAACTAGCTGTATTATATTATGTGTCTGCAGGCCCTCCATGCCTCAATGACTATCACCAGGGctcgcatctctctctctctctttctctctttctctctctctctctcacacacacacacacacacacacacacacactcacacactcacacacacacttttctgccCTCAAAACAGACCCAACACACCAACACGCACTTTATCCTGAGCTCAGTCAACTGGATCGCTATGGTTCCAGTGGACTACAGCACACTGGAGGCAGCAGGACAGCAGCGAGAAGGCAATCAGTAGAACTGAGAGAGTTCTACTCTGAGAAGCAGACAACCAGAGATAAGGGTCAATgaaaacaagcacacatacattcaacacaaatacatattaACCTGCTTAAAGAAATGGCAAAGACATCTGAAAAGAAAAGTCAAATTCAAAAGCAACTACATCTCAGAtgctttcatttattttaagaATTTGGGAGCAaacagaaaataatttatttattttctctcttcaGTGTACAATGGCTGAATGTATGAGATATGGGATCTTGAAAGTCCTAAATGCTGTGACATCATCACTGATGTAGCATGTAAGGGTAGAATGTTCATCATAGAATGTAGAATGTTCAAGGTAGAATGTAGAACGTCACTTTTCACTTACCACATACagaccgcaacactgctttcaTTTGTAAGAGATACTGCTCATTTAAATTTATAGGATGGCGATGACTTTTGATTATTTTGTGAATTCTTCACAAAATGGATTCCATGACAAGCAAGGTATAGAGGAGGATCGGTTCCTGGTTCCCAGTAGCTGCCTGGACGCTTGTTTTCGCTTACAGAATCCACATCCAGTCGGTTCTCTGGACATCCTGATGGCCGAGGACCTTCATCAAGCCTTTCCAGTGGTGCCACGGTCTATCCACTGCCAGGAAGTGTCCAAgcccatctctccctcacagagggcagagagagaggctatGAAGAGAGAGgcccagaggcagagagaggaggctgcAAGGGTCACCAGGAAGTGCCTGGACTGCAGTGCACATGACAAGCAAGTGTGATCCTTCATTTGCAGGAAAAAAATCTGTAAAATGTCCCTGTATCACTTTAAGTGTTCTGAACTTTGTAAGTTCTTCCTTTAGATGGTACCACTCAGCCACAGTTCATGCTGGTCACCTCTGTCCACTGCCGAGAAGTCTCCAAgcccatctctccctcacagagggaagagagagaggctatgAAGAGAGAAGCCCAGAGGCTGAGAGAGGAGGCTGCAAGGGTCACCTGCAAGAGCCTGGACTGCAGTGTGCTTGCTGACCGCATACATCTCCCCGTCATGTGGCATGTAGAGCCACTGTTGAGTGCAGTCGAGGAGGATCGGTTCCCGGTTCCCAGGAGCTGCCTGGACGCTTGTTTTCGCTTACAGGATCCACATCCAGTCGGTTCTCTGGACATCCTGATGGCCGAGGACCTTCATCAAGCCTTTCCAGTGGTGCCACGGTCTATCCACTGCCAGGAAGTCTCCAAgcccatctctccctcacagagggcagagagagaggctatGAAGAGAGAGgcccagaggcagagagaggaggctgcAAGGGTCACCAGGAAGTGCCTGGACTGCAGTGCACATGACAAGCAAGGTATAGTGTGATCCTTctagaaagaaaataaaatctGTAAATTGTCCCTGTTTTACTTGAAGTGATCTGAACTTTATAAGCTCTTTCTTTAGATGGCACCACTCAGCCATGGTCCATGCTGATCACATAGTGTACCTCTGGAGGTAAGGAGTGGAGAAGGATCGGTTCCTGGTTCCCAGTAGCTGCCTGGACGCTTGTTCTCGCTTGCAGGATCCACATCCAATCAGTCCAATCAGTTGTCTGGGCATCCTGATGTGGTTAATTCAGCCACATCCCTCAATGGCAGGACCAAGTCCATCTGTGAGAGGCCTCACTCTGGTACCAAAGCTTGTCAGCCAGCTCTTTGTGGGCCATGCTCTCTCTGTCATCGAGAGGAGTGAACTTTTACAGCGAGGAACAGAAGCAGTGGATTGATGGATATCCATTTATCTATGAAAACATGTCCATTTATTGTTatctttttattgttattattattattattatttagattatttttataattattGTTCTATTATCATCATTATTTGAATTGTTaccattatcattattattgttgctgtttctattttttttttcttcttcttcttcttcttcttattactaATAAATTCACCCTTGTAACACCTTACATGACTGGGTTAATGTGTCCTTAAGTATGCTGCATTAGATCTTACAGAAAAATGAATAATGTGATAATGTGATAATGTAAACAAATATGactatacacataaacacataaatacaaaaagctgtaaacaatgaaaacaaaaacattgggTTTGAGCAAATAATACCCTCACCTCACAGCTACACATCCtaacagtttctctctctctctctctctctccctctctctctctctctctctctctctctctccacattacCCTATACATTGTCCATACTCTTACACACAGATAGTAACCACACAATGACACGGACACAGTGGGCTGAGAAATGAAACTGAAATGACAcagaaaatgaaataaatgatGAAATGATGAAGTGAATAGAAATAACAATGTGTGAGTGATACAGAGAGAAGCAGATACCATTATGTGTATATATTGTGTTGGGCTTCATACTATAACTCCACTGTCTTTGAGCTCTCAATATCCTCTCAATATCCACTCTTGAAGCAGAAGAGGAGGCATTCAGATTCAAGTACAATATACACTGATATTAGCACTAAACAAAAgaacatagccacacacacacacacacacacacacacacacacacacccttttctgCAGacccaacacaccaacacacactttaTCCCTTTGGCGAACACTGATATGATTCCAGCGAACCATACAAACCCTGGAGCTGCGTAGTTAAAACAATTCAATGCACAATGACCAGAGCTGCAGGGAGACTCTAGTCTCCACACCCCACTGCTACACATTTACAAGCGTCCTCTGGGGAAATGTAATGAGTGGAAAACACTGTGCAGCATTCTGTGCATTCAACAAAGTTAACCAACAACGCAAATGTAATTATAAGAAATAACACTGGGTGCTTGAGTGACCACATCCATTGCCTTTTATGCTCATGAATAACAATGAGGTCAAATCAGGGCGCTGGGTAACATCTTCTGGACACTGTCCCTGCCTCTGGCACATGATTCCCCTCTAGAGCAACATGTGCCATCTGCCATTCAATCACTTTTTACTCATTCAATCCATCAAGGTGGCATTTCTTCAAAACCTTTCCTCTGTTAACATCGTTCCTTCCCTTCTTTCCATCATTTCATATTCACATTCACTGTAACACTGTTCATGTTCATATTCACAGCCCACTGGACCCACCGTAGTAGAAGTCCCCTTGCTGGTACATCATGAGGGTCTGGACCTCGCTGCCGTCATCCTTGCTGAAGGAGAAGGTGCGTGTGTTCTCCGGCCGGAACTGGTTCTTCCAGCTGCCCCGGAAGTAGACAGCGTTGACCAGCGTCAGCCGCGTCACGCTGCTGAAGTCGTCTGCCGACAGCAGCTCCTTGATCTTACCTGCACACACCGGAGACCAGAGAGTGTAATGAGACACTAATACAAAGCCCATTTGTTATTGGATGTAATCAACAAAGCAGGCATGTGTGGTgcctgtgaatatgtgtgtgactgtgtgtgcgtgtgtgtgtgtgtgtgtgtatgtgtgtgtgtgtgtgtgtgtgtgtgtgtgtgtgcgtgtgtgtgtgcgtgcgtgcatgcgggGCGGTATGAGATTTAAACAGGTGGGATTCAtattcatctctcactctctctaagcATCTTTCGCATTTGTAAAATCCCAAGGACTGTGAGGGAATAAGGAGGATAATCCCCCAATTTTGAGGATATCTGAGCGGAAATTAGGAAATTAATTCAGGCCTACCGGAACGAGAGAGCCAGCTCACGGCTGCTTTCCATCCGGGAAAGAtattcacttttttcttcaagACTGTGGGGGAGATCTGGTATGGATCTGCTGCGGAACATGGGGTCCAGAGCTGGTATCTGACCTGCCTGCCCCACTGACTCAATCAGCTGACTCTGGATCAGCTCTAGCCTGGGTGGATCTGGTATGGATCCATGCAGGACTTTCTCAGAGCTGTTCCAAAGTCAGCTCCAGTCTCTGTGCCGcccgctctcctctcttctcctttgctCTACTCACTCTCGGTGTGGTTCTCCACCCAGCCGTTGATGCGCTCGGCCACGGCCGCCGACTCGCTGAAGTCCACCGTCTCCACCTCGGCCCGGAAGTACTTCTTCATGAGGTGCAGGAAGTCCGGGTTGAAGTGGACGCCCTGCTGCAGGAAGAGGGAGTTGGCCAGCTTCAGCACGTACTGCTCCTCACGGGCCGACAGCGCCTGGGTCAGGTTCCGCAGGAGAGACAGCTCCTCATCtgcaggggaggagagagggagcgagggataAAGAGGGGGAGTGAAGGAGTTGGATTCATTACAACAGGCCATGTAGAAACGGAATGGCTTTGGTTGGCATGAGGACATGACCAAAATAGAAAGTATCTTTGAAAATTAGGACACTGGTATGCAATTAAAATGATATTTAATGAATTaaatgtaaattaaatatcatgGAAACAGGACTCCAAAACTACTTGTGGTGATGGGCACTGCAAACGATCCATGTACTCCAAGATCACAGAACACCAATGTACATCTAGCTGCTGgaggtagtttgtgtgtgtgtgtgtgtgtgtgttggtgtaaagCGTGCATGTAAGCTCTACCATCTCTGAAGTGGCTGTAACCCATGGCCTGTCGGATCTCAGCCAGGGAGGCTCCCCGGGCCCCCAGCTGCACCATGCCCAGGCCCAGTGCCACGCTTAGGGGGGAGAAGATGATGTTGTCGTCTCCCCCCATCGCCTGCAGCTGGTGGTACAGTCTAACAGAGAACTCGGCGGTCACGTCCTCGGGAACGTCCATCGCCCAACCATGGCacacctgcagcagcagcaggggcaaGAGTCCGAGAGCCAGCATCGTCCACACGAGGGGGCtctgggggaggagaggaaacgagaaagagacagtgagaaaaacagaaagaaagagaaacagagaaagagagacacacagaaagagagtagAGCTGAATGAGGAAAAAAACAATAgcagtaaacaaaaacaaaaacaaatccatTTACAACCATATCTTAGCTGTAAGTTGCTACCCCATATCTAACAAATAAGTCTCAGTATTTTCATACAGCCATCTTATCAAGGATAATGCCCTCCACAATGGCTATACAGTTACACAGCTATCTTATCAAGGATATTGCCCTCCACGATGTCTGTGTCATTTTGGGAGCAGTTGTGAAAGTGGCCATAATGGTGTGTGGCTCAGCGGTTTTGTGGGTCTGTGACTGAGCTTTCGCATCAGTGAATCTGCAGCCTCACCCAGCATGTGTGCCATGAATGATTGAGCAGCCTCCTCCCCAACGCTCCCCCCTCAATATCCTTTCCCCAACCACCGCCTCAACACACATTACCCACAGCACACGAGGTCTGAAGAGGGGGAGTTTACTttcccccttacacacacacacacacacacacacacacacacacacatacacacacacacgcatgacagCATCTGCgtgtgcacagacacatacgtacacacacaaacacaccttttcATACACCAACACTCCATCCCTCTGCTCCTGTGCGGTTGCCTggcaacattgttttctgcacaAACAAAGAAACCAGGAGTGTGTGCTCTGCTATGCGTGTTTTGAGCGGCAGGGAGGGGTGAAAGGCAGTGGGGGAAAGAGGGGGTAGCAGGATGTGCAcatatgtgcgtatgtgtgtgtgtgtgcgtgtgtatgtgtgtgtgtgtatgtgcgtgtgtgtatgtgtgtgtgtgtatgtgtgtgtgtgtgtgtgtgtgtgtgtgcttgtatgtgtgtgtgtatgtgtactgtatgtgcgtgtgtgtgtgtgtgtgtatgtgcgtatgtgtgtgtgtgtatgtgcatatgtgtgtgtgtgtgtatgtgtatgtgcatgtgtgtgtgtgtgtgtctgtttgtgtgcttgtgtatgtgcgtgtgtgtgtgcgtgtgtatgtgtgtgtgcgtctgcatgtgtgtgtgtgtgtgtgtctgtttgtgtgtatgtgtttgtatgtgtgtgtgtgtgtgtgtgtgtgtgtgtgtgtgtgtgtgtttgtgtgtgtctgtttgtgtgtatgtgtgtgtgtgcatgtgtgtgtgtgtctgtttgtgtgtatgtgtgtgtatgtgtatgtgtatgtgtgtgtgcgcatgtgtgtatgtgtttgtgtgtgtgtgtgtgtgcatgtgtgtgtgtctgtttgtgtgtatgtgtgtgtgcgcatgtgcgtgcaCAGCCACGTGTCCATCGTGTGTTTAGGTCCTGTGTGTCCCACACCTCAGCAATAGCTGCAGCAGCCCATTGTCCGTGTGCTTGTTtactccactgtgtgtgtacagtgagtGCTGCATGCTTTTCTAGGGGCTCCCATTGACCGCACTCTGCCTGAAAGGACATTGCACCTCAGTGGCCACTCTGAAGCCCACCTCCGCCTCTCCCCAACTCCCCTCTAGTGATTCACAGCAACAGCAGTGGGGTTTACACATTCAGGTGCTccacaggaaaaaaagagacaaaaaaactCTGTCATGGCCTAGGGCACTGAATATCCTTTCTGATGATAAAGACAGGTACAGCCATTTTGAAAAGAACTGACAGCAGCAAAAATAGTAAGATGGCTAGAAATAGATCTAGAAAAAGTAGTTTATTGTCTTACATTCTGTCATAGGGCAGAAATGACAGCAACCAGAATAGACGGCCATTAAAATTCTGCCAAATGCCACCTGTCCACCCTCACCCAGCCATCTTTCTGAGGCGCACTGATAGCCGCGTTTCTCGTATCGTATCTAGAATGTCCTTGAGAAAGGTGCGGGCATAATGCTGGACACGTGCGCCACCTCACGTGGGCTGTGTAAGAGGAGCTCTCGTCTAGTGGCTCCTTCTGAGGCCGGCAGCTGCCCAGTCGTGACCGGACGAGGAAACCAGAGGTGGGCGGCTTGACGGGCGAGGCCCAGTCACACCTGAAAATATCCGAGCTCTGTCTGATGATCTGTTCCGGGCCCCTGTTGCTATGGCTGCCAGCGGCGCTGCAGTCTGCGCTTGACCTGAGCGCTGTCCAACCGAGTTCCGGCAACTCTGCTAACCCAGTCAGACGGAGAAGCCTCACGAGAGAGCCAACTCCTAAAATCTGCCTCTGTGTCAATCACACTGAGCTGCAGCCGGGAGGAGAAGTATTGAAGCATTACTCattcctcacacacaaacacgcacagttTACTTTCCCccttacacacgcacagacacacacacacacacacacacacacacacacacacacacacacacacaggtggtgaTGGAAACAGAAGGTGTGTAGGAGGTGTTATCTTCTCCTtgcatcaaataaaagaaattgGCCTACTTCAGTCCTTCCatttttcacacagacacacaaacacacacacacacacacacacacacacacacacacacaatttaggaGTAATCTGTTTCAAATCACTAATATAACTATAGATCTAAATATAGATACAGTGGAACCCTTGTTTCTGCAGAGGATCCATTCCAAGACCTTCCGCAGATAGCTGAAGCTGCAGATAGTAGCCATACCACCATCACCATATATAACGTGTCTAAGTTTCATTGCACATG is a genomic window of Alosa sapidissima isolate fAloSap1 chromosome 15, fAloSap1.pri, whole genome shotgun sequence containing:
- the serpini1 gene encoding neuroserpin; protein product: MLALGLLPLLLLQVCHGWAMDVPEDVTAEFSVRLYHQLQAMGGDDNIIFSPLSVALGLGMVQLGARGASLAEIRQAMGYSHFRDDEELSLLRNLTQALSAREEQYVLKLANSLFLQQGVHFNPDFLHLMKKYFRAEVETVDFSESAAVAERINGWVENHTESKIKELLSADDFSSVTRLTLVNAVYFRGSWKNQFRPENTRTFSFSKDDGSEVQTLMMYQQGDFYYGEFSDGSTEAGGVYQVLEMPYEGEDMGMMIVLPRQEVPLATLEPIIKAPLLEEWANNVKRQKVEIYLPRFKVEQKIDLRDTLQELGIQNIFTKDADLSGITTDMADGKDLFVGKAVQKAYLEVSEEGAEGAAGSGMIALTRNLVLYPQVMADHPFFFIIRSRKTGSIVFMGRVMSPEVIESSIQDFDSV